Proteins from a single region of Penaeus monodon isolate SGIC_2016 chromosome 12, NSTDA_Pmon_1, whole genome shotgun sequence:
- the LOC119579414 gene encoding proteoglycan 4-like, with protein sequence MSIKRIWLGSLMGLMVVVATAAAQDAPETTTAAENKTETTTTRPPLTGNPQIDYKYDPNLPHELLGYDLSDYPFYARLPPDLLDPNFNFTCDNRHDGFYASVPHKCQVYHNCLFGQRYDFLCANYTVFDQKNFICHYVSEVDCVNSEKHYDRNDELYETTTTTTTTPPPPQIIYVERPRPLANRLRPNMNRPQRPSGPRPGKRPGKRRPSTTTPPPEYDYDYYYDQYYDQYYDDYYNDYANERTTTTTTTTTQRPRRPGRPQRTRLGTRNNVEDRSRPSGRFGGVFNVRDRKRPRINPPVPQDAAEEEFRPRASRLQQDGPQRRQNQNDDGPGQGSRPQGSGQRRRRIRPSKKTTTTTTTTEAAPDYYYDDYYEYYDDEPSSTTTTTTTAAPSRPSRPRQGSRGRPRRPEATTPSTTTTSAPEEPLPQEPSGGRDSRPGRVNVRKGPVGGRRPAPTPVEEDQPAEPQEAAPAPQRRRPSFPRRRQQSEPEVVLEDAPLAPEIVAAPEEDFAEESPDVAPSGGARRRPGLRRPIRRGSGVRGGGASQSSSPDYYDY encoded by the exons GGCTGATGGTCGTGGTGGCCACCGCAGCTGCCCAGGACGCCCCCGAAACGACCACCGCTGCGGAGAATAAGACGGAAACGACTACCACCCGCCCTCCACTCACCGGGAACCCCCAGATCGACTACAAGTACGACCCCAATCTACCCCACGAGCTCCTGGGGTACGACCTAAGCGACTACCCCTTCTACGCGCGCCTGCCGCCGGATCTTCTCGACCCCAACTTCAACTTCACTTGCGACAACCGCCATGACGGGTTCTACGCCTCCGTGCCGCATAAGTgccag GTGTATCACAACTGTCTCTTCGGACAACGGTACGACTTCCTGTGTGCCAATTACACGGTGTTCGACCAAAAGAACTTCATTTGCCATTATGTCAGCGAAGTGGACTGCGTCAACTCGGAGAAACATTATGACAG GAACGACGAGCTCTACGAGACCACGACCACGACGACCaccacgccgccgccgccgcagatCATCTACGTGGAGCGCCCCCGGCCGCTGGCCAACCGCCTGCGCCCCAACATGAACCGGCCGCAGCGCCCCAGCGGCCCTCGTCCCGGCAAGCGCCCTGGGAAGCGACGCCCCAGTACCACCACGCCCCCGCCCGAGtacgactacgactactactacgacCAGTACTATGATCAGTATTACGACGACTACTACAACGACTACGCCAACGAAAGGACGAcgacgaccaccaccaccacgactcAGAGGCCCCGTCGTCCCGGCCGGCCGCAGAGGACCCGCCTGGGCACCCGCAACAACGTGGAGGACCGATCGCGCCCCTCGGGACGCTTCGGCGGCGTGTTCAACGTGAGGGACCGCAAGCGCCCCAGGATCAACCCGCCGGTGCCCCAGGACGCCGCCGAGGAGGAGTTCCGCCCCCGGGCCTCCCGCCTGCAGCAGGACGGCCCCCAGAGGCGCCAGAACCAGAACGACGACGGACCAGGCCAGGGTTCCAGACCCCAGGGATCAGGGCAGCGTCGTCGCCGCATACGACCTTCCAAgaagaccaccaccaccaccaccaccacagagGCTGCACCCGATTACTACTACGACGACTACTACGAGTACTACGACGATGAGCCGTCgtcgaccaccaccaccacgaccaccgcCGCGCCGTCCCGCCCGTCCCGCCCGAGGCAAGGCTCCAGGGGCAGACCCAGGCGCCCCGAGGCCACCAcgccctccaccaccaccacgagCGCCCCCGAGGAGCCCCTCCCACAGGAGCCCTCGGGAGGTCGCGACTCCCGCCCCGGACGCGTCAACGTCAGAAAGGGCCCCGTCGGCGGCCGTCGCCCCGCACCGACGCCCGTGGAAGAGGACCAGCCGGCGGAGCCCCAGGAGGCCGCCCCAGCACCTCAGCGCAGAAGACCGAGCTTCCCCCGACGTCGGCAGCAAAGCGAGCCCGAGGTGGTGCTCGAGGACGCCCCCTTGGCACCTGAGATCGTGGCGGCTCCCGAGGAAGACTTCGCAGAGGAGAGTCCTGACGTGGCACCTTCAGGAGGGGCCCGGAGACGACCCGGACTGAGAAGGCCCATCAGGCGAGGTTCAGGTGTGCGCGGGGGCGGCGCTTCTCAGAGCTCCAGCCccgactactacgactactag
- the LOC119579791 gene encoding uncharacterized protein LOC119579791 — protein sequence MALNMNTLRAFLCLLGLVAFASSSRIYGNCDFEAEDGMCGLGGTHDFTQANGRPSWNLNAMDSGYTGSGYLLLTGYNSESRLETPTLSAAVGDETVNFAYFLNGEGEADSYISLYSRIDGVDNLIWEAVNKENRWEYVTVDLNVTVGHMFQVVWKARADRNIWTTQHTWLGLDSIEVVNGGGATNCFRPPPVQYANPWLCSSKAQHVLRYALKEDLPDGTICTTSCLSGFLAQGEPVLTCNNGQWTENDGVVFMCIDGEAPQFLTCPSIIDVTTPFGWGSMWYTITPPEVSDNTNAWVLELFLDDVQQTDTTVTAALTPGNYNVKFVATDFNYNVNTCSYTVTVFSGDQNPPTVLECPNSQSIESSSPLVVGWPEPVFSDDSGYIANVESTYDPTSIMAWGRHEVVYTAYDNSSNTATCSFTVTVKGIPCNTLSLPILGALVCHDSYSGRFCMSMCGEDGDFEVSSPELTVPNDYLCSTSGSWFPYEFIYNCGSAYGETPIKGPEFYFSGACNETSTQSVMKSQALTIFNVADTDPILGDDLTPDDFYVTCGPRL from the exons ATGGCGCTCAACATGAATACTCTACGAGCTTTTCTCTGCCTTCTGGGCCTCGTCGCCTTTGCTTCTTCCTCCCGCATCTATG GCAATTGCGACTTCGAGGCCGAGGACGGCATGTGCGGCCTCGGAGGCACCCACGATTTCACCCAAGCCAACGGCAGACCCTCGTGGAACCTGAACGCTATGGACTCGGGCTACACAGGCTCGGGCTACTTGCTCCTCACAGGCTACAACTCGGAGAGCAGACTCGAGACCCCGACGCTGAGCGCGGCCGTCGGCGACGAGACGGTCAACTTTGCCTATTTCCTCAACGGCGAAGGAGAGGCGGACTCGTACATCAGCCTCTACTCCCGCATCGACGGCGTGGACAACCTCATCTGGGAGGCCGTGAACAAAGAAAACCGATGGGAATACGTCACCGTCGACCTCAACGTCACGGTGGGACACATGTTCCAGGTCGTCTGGAAGGCTCGCGCTGACAGGAACATCTGGACGACGCAGCACACCTGGCTTGGCTTGGATTCCATCGAGGTCGTGAACGGAGGAGGCGCAACCAATTGCTTCAGACCACCGCCCGTGCAGTACGCTAACCCTTGGTTGTGCTCCAGCAAGGCCCAGCACGTCCTCAG ATATGCCCTGAAGGAGGATCTTCCCGACGGAACCATCTGTACCACCAGCTGTCTCAGCGGTTTCCTAGCTCAGGGAGAGCCTGTTCTCACCTGCAACAACGGGCAGTGGACTGAAAATGATGGAGTAGTCTTCATGTGTATAG ACGGCGAGGCGCCCCAGTTCCTCACGTGCCCTTCGATAATCGACGTCACCACGCCCTTCGGCTGGGGCTCCATGTGGTACACGATCACGCCCCCGGAGGTGTCCGACAACACCAACGCTTGGGTCCTTGAG CTGTTCCTTGACGACGTGCAGCAAACAGATACCACCGTGACTGCTGCTTTGACTCCTGGAAACTATAATGTTAAATTCGTTGCTACGGATTTCAACTACAACGTGAACACTTGCAGCTACACCGTCACCGTCTTTTCCGGAG ACCAGAATCCACCCACGGTTCTTGAGTGCCCGAATTCGCAGTCAATCGAGAGTTCGTCGCCCCTCGTGGTTGGCTGGCCGGAACCCGTTTTCTCTGACGATTCGGGATACATCGCGAAC GTGGAGAGCACTTACGACCCCACCTCGATCATGGCGTGGGGCCGGCACGAGGTCGTCTACACGGCCTATGACAACTCGTCCAACACAGCCACTTGCTCCTTCACCGTGACAGTGAAGGGCATCCCTTGCAACACCCTCTCCCTGCCCATCTTAGGCGCCCTCGTCTGCCACGACAGCTACTCCGGCCGTTTCTGCATGTCGATGTGTGGCGAGGATGGGGACTTCGAGGTCTCGTCGCCTGAGCTCACCGTGCCCAATGACTACCTCTGCTCCACTTCGGGCAGCTGGTTCCCCTACGAATTCATCTACAACTGCGGCAGCGCTTACGGCGAGACTCCCATCAAGGGCCCTGAGTTCTACTTCTCCGGAGCCTGCAACGAGACCTCCACTCAAAGCGTCATGAAGAGCCAGGCGCTGACCATCTTCAACGTGGCTGACACCGACCCCATCCTAGGCGATGACCTGACACCTGATGACTTCTACGTCACTTGCGGGCCCAGGCTTTAG
- the LOC119579792 gene encoding LOW QUALITY PROTEIN: uncharacterized protein LOC119579792 (The sequence of the model RefSeq protein was modified relative to this genomic sequence to represent the inferred CDS: deleted 1 base in 1 codon) codes for MNTLRAFLCLLGLVAFASSSRIYGKCDFEAEGDICGLGGSHDFTQGNGRPSWNLNAMDSGYTGSGYLLLTGYNSESRLETPTLSATVGDETVNFAYFLNGEGEADSYISLYSRIDGVDNLIWEAVNKENRWEYVTVDLNVTVGHTFQVVWKARADRNIWTTQHTWLGLDSIEVVNEGGAKKCFRPPPVQYANPWLCSSKAQHVLRPDLKEELSDGTICTTSCLSGFLAQGEPVLTCNNGQWTENDGVVFMCIDGEAPQFLTCPSTIDVTTPFGWGSMWYTITPPEVSDNTNAWVLELFLDDVQQTDTTVTAALTPGNYNVKFVATDFNYNVNTCSYTVTVFSGDQNPPTVLECPNSQSIESSSPLVVGWPEPVFSDDSGYIANVESTYDPTSIMAWGRHEVVYTAYDNSSNTATCSFTVTVKGIPCNTLSLPILGALVCHDSYSGRFCVSMCGEDGDFEVSSPELTVPNDYLCSTSGSWFPYEFIYNCGSAYGETPIKGPEFYFSGACNETSTQSVMKSQALTIFNVADTDPILGDDLTPDDFYVTCGPRL; via the exons ATGAATACTCTACGAGCTTTTCTCTGCCTTCTGGGCCTCGTCGCCTTTGCTTCTTCCTCCCGCATCTATG GCAAGTGCGACTTCGAAGCCGAAGGCGACATATGCGGCCTCGGAGGCTCCCACGATTTCACCCAAGGCAACGGCAGACCCTCGTGGAACCTGAACGCTATGGACTCGGGCTACACAGGCTCGGGCTACTTGCTCCTCACAGGCTACAACTCGGAGAGCAGACTCGAGACCCCGACGCTGAGCGCGACCGTCGGCGACGAGACGGTCAACTTCGCCTATTTCCTCAACGGCGAAGGAGAGGCGGACTCGTACATCAGCCTTTACTCCCGCATCGACGGCGTGGACAACCTCATCTGGGAGGCCGTGAACAAAGAAAACCGATGGGAATACGTCACCGTCGACCTCAACGTCACGGTGGGACATACGTTCCAGGTCGTCTGGAAGGCTCGCGCTGACAGGAACATCTGGACGACGCAGCACACCTGGCTTGGCTTGGACTCCATCGAGGTCGTAAACGAAGGAGGCGCAAAGAAGTGCTTCAGACCACCGCCCGTGCAGTACGCTAACCCTTGGTTGTGCTCCAGCAAGGCCCAGCACGTCCTCAG ACCTGACCTGAAGGAGGAACTTTCCGACGGCACCATCTGCACCACCAGTTGTCTCAGCGGC TTCCTAGCTCAGGGAGAGCCTGTTCTCACCTGCAACAACGGGCAGTGGACTGAAAATGATGGAGTAGTCTTCATGTGTATAG ACGGCGAGGCGCCCCAGTTCCTCACGTGCCCTTCGACAATCGACGTCACCACGCCCTTCGGCTGGGGCTCCATGTGGTACACGATCACGCCCCCGGAGGTGTCCGACAACACCAACGCTTGGGTCCTTGAG CTGTTCCTTGACGACGTGCAGCAGACAGATACCACCGTGACTGCTGCTTTGACTCCTGGAAACTATAATGTTAAATTCGTTGCTACGGATTTCAACTACAACGTGAACACTTGCAGCTACACCGTCACCGTCTTTTCCGGAG ACCAGAATCCACCCACGGTTCTTGAGTGCCCGAATTCGCAGTCAATCGAGAGTTCGTCGCCCCTCGTGGTTGGCTGGCCGGAACCCGTTTTCTCTGACGATTCGGGATACATCGCGAAC GTGGAGAGCACTTACGACCCCACCTCGATCATGGCGTGGGGCCGGCACGAGGTCGTCTACACGGCCTATGACAACTCGTCCAACACAGCCACTTGCTCCTTCACCGTGACAGTGAAGGGCATCCCTTGCAACACCCTCTCCCTGCCCATCTTAGGCGCCCTCGTCTGCCACGACAGCTACTCCGGCCGTTTCTGCGTGTCGATGTGTGGCGAGGATGGGGACTTCGAGGTCTCGTCGCCTGAGCTCACCGTGCCCAATGACTACCTCTGCTCCACTTCGGGCAGCTGGTTCCCCTACGAATTCATCTACAACTGCGGCAGCGCTTACGGCGAGACTCCCATCAAGGGCCCTGAGTTCTACTTCTCCGGAGCCTGCAACGAGACCTCCACTCAAAGCGTCATGAAGAGCCAGGCGCTGACGATCTTCAACGTGGCTGACACCGACCCCATCCTAGGCGATGACCTGACACCTGATGACTTCTACGTCACTTGCGGGCCCAGGCTTTAG